From Rhodamnia argentea isolate NSW1041297 chromosome 10, ASM2092103v1, whole genome shotgun sequence, a single genomic window includes:
- the LOC115735149 gene encoding elongin-C: MNKDDTVKLISAEGFEFVIDKKAAMVSQTIRNMLTSPGSFSETQLGQVTFPEISTTILEKICQYFYWSMQYASGKETEFHIEPELTLELMMAANYLHT, translated from the exons atgaacaaggATGACACCGTGAAGCTGATCAGCGCCGAGGGCTTCGAGTTCGTGATCGACAAGAAGGCCGCCATGGTCTCCCAGACCATCCGCAACATGTTGACCTCTCCAG GGAGCTTCTCTGAAACGCAGCTCGGACAAGTGACGTTCCCTGAGATCAGCACCACCATTCTTGAGAAGATATGCCAGTACTTCTACTGGTCTATGCAGTACGCCAG TGGAAAGGAAACCGAGTTCCATATTGAACCTGAACTGACTTTGGAGCTGATGATGGCTGCCAACTATTTACATACTTGA
- the LOC115735150 gene encoding LOW QUALITY PROTEIN: uncharacterized protein LOC115735150 (The sequence of the model RefSeq protein was modified relative to this genomic sequence to represent the inferred CDS: inserted 1 base in 1 codon) — protein MLMETNGLGGGIYGGIGPGMLGLEMPLHQQQNPPNAPSPHSLHNPQLVAYAPHEGDRHPQSQPPAKPGYAYAAKSNQQSTLSDDDEAGFNADDGAGDGKRKASSPWQRMKWTDIMVRLLITAVLYIGDEGGSESNDPKKKPAGLLQKKGKWKSVSRAMMEKGFYVSPQQCEDKFNDLNKRYKRVNDILGKGTACRVVENQSLLEMMDLSPKMKEEVKKLLNSKHLFFREMCAYHSSCSHGPXWHRWHQRCAPLTRGGCGAVSHPAAAAAVAAARGGSCEEESDDDEDEDSEDEDDDESDDEVGEVGSRGHSGHGHEDEHDHNESRKRPRKCLISLSPVLMQQLSGEVMSVTQDGNRSPWEKKQWMKAKLLQLEEQQVSYQLQAFELEKQRLKWVKFSGKKEREMERAKLENERRRLENERMMLLVHQKELELLDLQQQQQHSANKRSEPSSITG, from the exons ATGTTGATGGAAACCAATGGTTTAGGCGGCGGGATTTATGGAGGCATTGGTCCAGGAATGCTTGGTCTAGAAATGCCTCTGCATCAGCAGCAGAACCCCCCAAATGCCCCAAGCCCTCACTCCTTGCACAACCCACAATTGGTGGCCTATGCCCCCCATGAGGGCGACCGCCACCCTCAGTCTCAGCCGCCGGCGAAACCTGGGTATGCCTACGCTGCTAAGTCCAACCAACAGTCGACCCTTAGTGATGATGACGAGGCCGGGTTCAATGCTGATGATGGCGCTGGGGACGGCAAGAGGAAGGCGTCCTCTCCGTGGCAGAGGATGAAGTGGACCGACATCATGGTTAGGCTCCTGATAACGGCCGTGCTATATATTGGCGACGAGGGGGGTTCGGAGTCGAACGACCCCAAAAAGAAGCCTGCGGGTTTGCTTCAGAAGAAAGGGAAGTGGAAGTCGGTATCGCGAGCTATGATGGAAAAAGGGTTCTACGTGTCGCCGCAGCAGTGCGAGGACAAGTTCAATGATTTGAATAAGAGGTATAAGCGGGTCAACGACATCCTCGGCAAGGGGACAGCTTGCCGGGTGGTGGAGAACCAGAGCTTGTTGGAGATGATGGATTTGTCGCCGAAGATGAAGGAAGAAGTTAAGAAGTTGCTCAACTCAAAGCATTTGTTCTTTAGAGAGATGTGTGCTTACCACAGTAGTTGCAGTCATGGTC GGTGGCACCGGTGGCACCAGCGGTGCGCACCCCTCACCCGAGGTGGCTGTGGAGCCGTCTCACatccagcagcagcagcagcagttgCCGCAGCAAGG GGAGGAAGCTGCGAAGAGGAATCTGACGATGACGAGGACGAAGACTCGGAAGATGAGGATGACGATGAAAGTGATGATGAGGTGGGAGAAGTTGGTTCGAGGGGCCACAGCGGGCACGGACATGAAGATGAACACGATCACAACGAGTCACGCAAAAGGCCGAGGAAATGCCTAATCTCGCTCTCTCCCGTGCTCATGCAGCAGCTGAGCGGCGAGGTGATGAGCGTGACGCAAGACGGCAACAGGAGCCCGTGGGAGAAGAAGCAGTGGATGAAGGCGAAGCTGTTGCAGCTGGAGGAGCAGCAAGTGAGCTACCAGCTGCAGGCGTTCGAGCTCGAGAAGCAGAGGCTGAAGTGGGTGAAGTTCAGCGGCAAGAAGGAAAGGGAAATGGAGAGAGCCAAGCTCGAGAACGAGCGGAGGAGGCTGGAGAACGAGAGGATGATGCTTCTCGTCCACCAGAAGGAGCTCGAATTGCTCGATCTtcaacagcagcagcaacatTCAGCCAACAAACGGAGCGAACCATCCTCGATCACGGGATAA